One genomic window of Arachis stenosperma cultivar V10309 chromosome 10, arast.V10309.gnm1.PFL2, whole genome shotgun sequence includes the following:
- the LOC130956039 gene encoding ATP-citrate synthase alpha chain protein 1-like, whose protein sequence is MGGCKGPITTFIVEPFIPHNEEFYLNIVSERLGYSISFSECGGIEIEENWDKVKTIFVPTGVSLTSENIAPLVATLPLEIKGEIEEFLKVIFNLFQDLDFTFLEMNPFTLVNGNPYPLDMRGELDDTAAFKNFKKWGNVEFPMPFGRIMSTTESFIHGLDEKVKAYTSNLIIYNLIHRI, encoded by the exons ATGGGTGGATGCAAAGGACCTATAACAACTTTTATTGTTGAACCTTTCATCCCACACAATGAAGAGTTTTACCTCAACATTGTCTCCGAGAGACTTGGGTACAGCATAAGCTTTTCAGAGTGTGGaggaattgaaattgaagagaACTGGGACAAG GTTAAGACTATATTTGTTCCAACAGGAGTGTCTCTTACATCAGAGAATATTGCCCCTCTTGTTGCAACCCTACCCTTGGAG ATTAAGGgagaaattgaggaatttctcAAGGTGATATTCAATCTATTTCAGG ATCTGGACTTCACTTTCTTAGAGATGAATCCTTTCACTTTGGTCAATGGAAATCCTTATCCTCTGGATATGAGAGGAGAGCTAGATGACACTGCTGCTTTCAAGAACTTCAAGAA ATGGGGGAACGTTGAATTTCCAATGCCATTTGGAAGGATTATGAGTACTACTGAGTCTTTTATTCATGGATTAGATGAAAAGGTGAAGGCATATACTTCAAATCTTATTATCTACAATCTTATCCATCGCATCTGA